In the genome of Paenibacillus pabuli, the window AAAATACATAGGCATGTTCCCTGATCTGCGGATAACGGAGGAAAAAATCAATATATTCACGTATTCCGTGTTTGCCCGCAGCTTCACTAAGCACAATGACTTCACAATGTCCCCAGAACATATTTCGGGCAACTTTACGCTGTAGTCGGTTAAGCGATTCTGCAATGGTACGCCCTTCTGCTGTGCGAATTAATGTGACACCGCTCGGACTGCCGCCTCCACTTGAACTGTCTCCTCCACCGCCTTTGCGAGGAACGAAGATTTGTGCGGTCAGTTCAACTTTATCGTCTTTATAATCCACGCCTGTTGCCAAAACGATGGCCAGATCATTAATCTCGGTACGGTCCCAGCACCCGCTTAACAGGACACAGCAGAGTGCAGTGACCAAGATTCGCTGCCAGATTTGCATCAGCCTGCCTCCATCCGATCAGGTATTCGTCCTTTTCTTCCGAACATGTGACCATCCCTTCTTGAGCCATGCAATCCCATAGGTAAGGGCCGGAAGGATTAACAGTATACTGATGGTATAGAGGTTGGCTGAAGCTGTGATTAAACTGGATATACCCGACCCGCCTGTTGCTACCCAGTAAGCAAATATCAAAGACATGAATGCCAGCGGTCCAACGAGAGGTTTATAATCTTTCATACCGCACCATTCTGCAGTCGAAGTCGCGAAGATGTACAGAAACACAGAGATTTTGACAAAGATACCGAATATCCATATCGCAATAATGATCGATTCAATATGTTGTAGAAAATCCGCAATCGTGATGTACCTTGCGGCTATCATCACCGGAAATACAAAAGTATCTGTCAGATCCCCAATCAGGAACAGACAAAATACATTCGTGACCGTCATGGCCATCGTTGTCAGAAGCAGTGAGCCGAGCATAACACGAGCTGTCCGCTTTTGCTGATTCACATAGGGCAGAAGAAAGGCCAGCACGATGTACTCACTGAACCATGCAGCGGGAGCCAAGCCTCCTTGAATAACGGGCAGCGGTCCGTTTTCCATAAACGGAAACAGTTCGGCGGGATTTAACTCTCCAATCAGCAATATAAAAATGAGTGCTAGAAGTACAATTAGCAACGTCACGAAGACCTGGGCGGTTCGTCCGACAACTTCGATGCCCAATCTAACATTAATGACACACACAATAACCATGGTACCCATGATAACAAACATCGGAGTGCGCGGAAGAGCATTATTGGATATGAACTCGCCATATTCTCGGATAATTAAACCAGTGATATGAGGCAAGTAGAAGAGATAGACCAGCCCCAATACCTTCCCTGGGATTCGCCCAGCAATCAGTACGCTGGATTGAATAAGCGTTTTTCCCGGATACATCCGATGCAGTCCAAACGATATGCCTATTGCAGCAATCCCAAAGATCGATCCCAGTATCGGAGTCATCCACATATCATGACCTGCATAATGCATCGTGATTCCGGGTACCGACAAAATCGATGTTGCCAGGATGGCCGGGAAAATCATGTAAGCCAATTGTGTCACAGACACTTTTCCTTGATCGGTTAACATGATGATCCTGCCTCCTTCATCGTTTGAGATTGAAAATAAATTAACGCGGCTTGTTCCATGGCGATGGACGCCACCATACATCTTTGACTTCATTCGCTATTGTGGGTGCAAGCGGGGACAGATAAGGTGTGCCGAATGAGCGAAGACTGCTCAGATGGATGACAATTAGAATGACTCCCAGCATAACACCTGTCAGTCCAAGCGTACCGGCGAGGATCATGATTGGGAAGCGAAGCAGACGTGTCGCGATGCTGGCAGCATAACGCGGGATCATGAAGGATGCGATTCCGGTAATGGCAACGATGATAATCATCGGAGCTGACACAATGCCGGCTGTCGTCGCCGCTTGGCCGATAATCAGTGCACCGACGATACTTACAGCAGAACCAACCTGCTTCGGCAACCGTACGCCTGCTTCACGCAAAGCTTCAAAAGCAATCTCCATAATGAATGCCTCCACCAAAGCAGGGAAAGGAATTTCCTCTCTGGCCTTGGCGATACTGAGCAGCAGCACCGTCGGAATCATTTCTTGATGGTAGGTCGTAATGGCTACGTAAGCCGAAGGAAGCAGCAATGACAGAGCGTAGAACAGATAACGCAACCAGCGCAGAAATACGCTCATAAACACATATTGATAATAATCCTCCGGAGACTGCAGCATGGAAAATAGGGTTACGGGTGCAATCAGCGTAAAGGGGGTCCCATCTACCAATATGGCAAAACGACCTTCAAGCAGGTTCGAAGCGACTACGTCCGGACGCTCTGTGGCTATCATCTGCGGGAATGGTGACAATCGCTGATCCACAATATCTTCTTCGATATATTGACTCTCCAAAATGTCTCGGACCCTTAGCTTATCAAGTCGTTTTTGGACCTCTTTCACCAGTTTTGGATCAATAATGCCTTCCATATAAGCAAGCGTGATGCTCGTATTTGATCGTTCCCCAACCGTGCGGGTAAGAAGTTTCAATGCAGGTGTTTTGATACGTTTGCGGAGAAGAGACAAGTTCGTGGTCAGAGATTCCGTGAATCCATCACGCGCACCGCGGACAGCTGATTCGGCGAGCGGTTCTTCCGTAGAGCGATTGGCCGCTTTGTAGAGCGGATAGGTTACGCCAATCGCTGAACCTTCCAGCAGCAGCAGCGCTTCCCCTTCCAAGATGGCTTGGACGGCCTGAGAGGGTGTTTCGACCGTTTTGACCGATGCCATCGGAACCTGGGCCGCCTCGATTCCGACTTCCTGCAAAGGCGTCAGCACCTGACGTTCCAGCCGCTCCGTATCGCATAAACCCACACAGTACACGCAGAGGGCCGAGGTGGAGCTCGCGGTGTCAAACGAGTGGAATACAATATCCGCGCAATCAGCAAACACGGCGCGCAGTGTAACCTCATCCATCACAAGGTGACCGCTCAAAGGCAATTCCTGCTGTTTGGTTGTAGCGTCCATCGTATCTGCCTCCCTGGTCTGCTCTCATCTCGCCCATTTATTCTCAGTAAAAGATATCATTTGCTTCCGCTCCGTGAAATATACGGCAGACATCACGAAAAGAGCCGCTCTATGAGCGACTCCGATCCAATGAATATGCTGGCTATCCTTTACGAATTAGGATTCAGTAGCATCCGGCGGCATTGATCCGAATCCTATACTCCTCCGTTTTAATCTCCATCTAGTCATAACAAAACGGCTAACTTATAAACTGGTTAACCGTTTTTATTATGAGTTTGATACTGATATTTATCTATCGGATCATTCTACAGAAATTTCAAGTTTTTCCCCTTCACCCACACTTCCTCAATTTCCAACTCACCATTCAGCAAAACTACATCTGCCTGTTTTCCTTTAGCAAAGGAACCCGTACGATGATCAATGCCGAGCAGACGTGCCGGCGTCAGGCTGGCTGCACGTGAAGCTGCGTTTAGACTCAATCCCACTTCCTGTACCAGATAGCGGAAACCGCGAATCATCGTGAGCGTACTCCCTGCCAGTGCGCCTCCGTCTTTCAAACGTGCTACACCTTCATTAACAATCACAGGCAGATCGCCAATCTTGTATTCACCGTCATCCAACCCGGCAGCAGACATGGCGTCCGTGATTAGCACGATTTGATCGGTAGATTGCTTCAATTGTGCGAGAAGTGAGATTGCCGCTGGATGCACATGGATACCGTCTGCAATGACCTCTGCACTGATGCGGGAATCACTGAGCACTGCGCCGGCAGCTCCGGGATTCCGGTGATGCAGCGGTGTCATCGCATTGAACGTATGCACGGCATGGTGCAGCCCGGCTTCGACCGCTAGCTGTACTTCTTCATAAGTTGCATCCGTATGCCCTAATGCTGCCGTAATACGCTGCTCGCGCAGCCATGAAATGACTTCGAGCGCTCCCTCACGTTCAGGTGCTAGGGTAACTTGACGAATCAGGCCCGGATATTGTTTTTCCCAAGCTTCGAGCCAGGAGACATTAGGCAATACAATATGTTCCGGATTTTGTGCGCCAGGCCATTTGGGACTGAAAAAAGGGCCCTCCAGATGTACACCTTCCAGCTGTGCATAAGGCATGTCACCAGAACGATAGCTGTCCACTTCAGACAATACCCGATCGAGACTGTCTTTGGGCGCTGTCATGGACGTCGCGAGCATTGCAGTAGTCCCCTGTGTGCTGTGGAATGAAGTGATTTTATCCAACACTTCTTTACTTGCGTCCATGAAGTCCTCTCCGTTACCGCCATGCACATGGATATCAATAAAGCCAGGGACAATGACGCCATGCTTGGAAACAGGCACAGATATGGCTTCACGGCGAATATGTTCAGAGAGTCCCTCAGGCTCACCAGCATATAGGATTTTCCCCTCCGTCCAGACAAGCACACCATCCTCCATTACACCATCGGGCAGTACGATTTTACCTCGAAGAAGCGAAATGGTTTTTTCACTCTCTTGCTCTTGAATTTCCATATGTCCTACATTCATTTCACCAACCTCCCGGCAGCACGGTCCAGCAATACGACTACATTTGGATGACATTGCAGCAACGAGGCTGGGCATTGTGTCGTAATCGGACCCATAAAGGCTTCACGAATAATTTCGGCTTTCTCCTCACCACGAGCGATCAGCAGGATTTGTTTGGCTTTAAGAATGGTACCTACACCCATCGTGATGGCCTGAGTGGGAACTTCATCAATATGATTAAAAAAGCGGGCGTTTGCTTTTCTTGTCTCTTCTTTGAGATCTACCACATGTGTTCGTCCTGTAAGCTCGGTTCCCGGTTCATTGAAGCCAATGTGACCATTATGTCCAATACCCAACAGCTGCAGATCTACAGGCCCGCGATCATCAATTCGCTGTTCATAGGAAACACATTCTTGTCCCAAATCCGAAGCCTGCCCATCCGGCACTTGGGTTCTGGCGAGATCGATATCAATATGGGAAAACAGTTGTTCATTCATAAAGCTGCGGTAGCTCTCGCGATGCTCTACAGGTAGGCCCACATATTCATCCAGATTGAAGGAAGATGCCTGCGCAAAGCTGACCAGACCTTTCTGATACAAAGCAATAAGCTGTTTATAGATGCCCACAGGAGAACTGCCAGTCGCGAGTCCCAATACAGCCCGGGGTTTCGTCTGCAGCAAACTGGCAATCACCCCTGCACCCGTTGCGTTCAAATCTTCTTCATTTTCAAAAATACGTATATTCATCTTTGTCAGGCACCTCCGTTATGTTGAACTCGATAAGACTGTACATTGTGATACGATTGTTCCAATTTGGGGATAAAACGGTCAAAGTCGGCACTCACCATGCCCGTGAACAGAATATCGACGACATGCAGCAGAGCTATCCGTGAAGCCATATCCCCCCGCCTCATACCTTCTTCCAGTGAAGATGTAAAAAGCGGAATATCCGACACCGCAGCAAGTTTGTTATTGCCATAGGATGTCAGTGAAATCGTAGAAGCTCCGGCCTGTTTGGCACAATGCAAAGCATCGATCGTCTCCGGCGTTTCACCCGAATAGGATACCGCCATCGCCACATCTCCTTCGCTCAGTGAAGAGGCTGACGTAATTTGCATATGTGAATCCGAGAAAGCGGTACAGCTTTTGCCAATCCGTACAAGTTTCTGATAGAAATCCTGCGTAACGATGGAAGAGGTTGCCACACCGTAGAGATCAATACGGCGGGCAT includes:
- a CDS encoding GerAB/ArcD/ProY family transporter — protein: MLTDQGKVSVTQLAYMIFPAILATSILSVPGITMHYAGHDMWMTPILGSIFGIAAIGISFGLHRMYPGKTLIQSSVLIAGRIPGKVLGLVYLFYLPHITGLIIREYGEFISNNALPRTPMFVIMGTMVIVCVINVRLGIEVVGRTAQVFVTLLIVLLALIFILLIGELNPAELFPFMENGPLPVIQGGLAPAAWFSEYIVLAFLLPYVNQQKRTARVMLGSLLLTTMAMTVTNVFCLFLIGDLTDTFVFPVMIAARYITIADFLQHIESIIIAIWIFGIFVKISVFLYIFATSTAEWCGMKDYKPLVGPLAFMSLIFAYWVATGGSGISSLITASANLYTISILLILPALTYGIAWLKKGWSHVRKKRTNT
- a CDS encoding spore germination protein; its protein translation is MDATTKQQELPLSGHLVMDEVTLRAVFADCADIVFHSFDTASSTSALCVYCVGLCDTERLERQVLTPLQEVGIEAAQVPMASVKTVETPSQAVQAILEGEALLLLEGSAIGVTYPLYKAANRSTEEPLAESAVRGARDGFTESLTTNLSLLRKRIKTPALKLLTRTVGERSNTSITLAYMEGIIDPKLVKEVQKRLDKLRVRDILESQYIEEDIVDQRLSPFPQMIATERPDVVASNLLEGRFAILVDGTPFTLIAPVTLFSMLQSPEDYYQYVFMSVFLRWLRYLFYALSLLLPSAYVAITTYHQEMIPTVLLLSIAKAREEIPFPALVEAFIMEIAFEALREAGVRLPKQVGSAVSIVGALIIGQAATTAGIVSAPMIIIVAITGIASFMIPRYAASIATRLLRFPIMILAGTLGLTGVMLGVILIVIHLSSLRSFGTPYLSPLAPTIANEVKDVWWRPSPWNKPR
- the nagA gene encoding N-acetylglucosamine-6-phosphate deacetylase; translation: MNVGHMEIQEQESEKTISLLRGKIVLPDGVMEDGVLVWTEGKILYAGEPEGLSEHIRREAISVPVSKHGVIVPGFIDIHVHGGNGEDFMDASKEVLDKITSFHSTQGTTAMLATSMTAPKDSLDRVLSEVDSYRSGDMPYAQLEGVHLEGPFFSPKWPGAQNPEHIVLPNVSWLEAWEKQYPGLIRQVTLAPEREGALEVISWLREQRITAALGHTDATYEEVQLAVEAGLHHAVHTFNAMTPLHHRNPGAAGAVLSDSRISAEVIADGIHVHPAAISLLAQLKQSTDQIVLITDAMSAAGLDDGEYKIGDLPVIVNEGVARLKDGGALAGSTLTMIRGFRYLVQEVGLSLNAASRAASLTPARLLGIDHRTGSFAKGKQADVVLLNGELEIEEVWVKGKNLKFL
- the nagB gene encoding glucosamine-6-phosphate deaminase translates to MNIRIFENEEDLNATGAGVIASLLQTKPRAVLGLATGSSPVGIYKQLIALYQKGLVSFAQASSFNLDEYVGLPVEHRESYRSFMNEQLFSHIDIDLARTQVPDGQASDLGQECVSYEQRIDDRGPVDLQLLGIGHNGHIGFNEPGTELTGRTHVVDLKEETRKANARFFNHIDEVPTQAITMGVGTILKAKQILLIARGEEKAEIIREAFMGPITTQCPASLLQCHPNVVVLLDRAAGRLVK
- a CDS encoding MurR/RpiR family transcriptional regulator produces the protein MAAILHALQQELNELPSQERRIAEVILQSPSDIPGWTINHLAQQSGTSAATVTRFCKSFHFKGFPDFKMKLAAELSHSTNETAYQDIVAGNPLSKIVEAIEANHLASIADTTRLLDLGRLEHAVQLLCHARRIDLYGVATSSIVTQDFYQKLVRIGKSCTAFSDSHMQITSASSLSEGDVAMAVSYSGETPETIDALHCAKQAGASTISLTSYGNNKLAAVSDIPLFTSSLEEGMRRGDMASRIALLHVVDILFTGMVSADFDRFIPKLEQSYHNVQSYRVQHNGGA